One region of uncultured Methanolobus sp. genomic DNA includes:
- a CDS encoding DUF1699 family protein has product MKIRVVSSKEEISTLGTNEEIIHLAFRPSNTDILELITRCPKVKALHIPASYKRTISHSSIMFLEMQGIDLVEGDVWGHRKDINDYSEVSQRIYDLIDEYKEKGMSEEEIVDKMTREEMHMSKDLLRFIIKSRM; this is encoded by the coding sequence ATGAAAATAAGAGTAGTCAGTTCAAAAGAAGAAATCAGCACACTTGGCACGAATGAAGAAATTATCCACCTTGCGTTCAGACCATCAAATACGGACATATTAGAGCTAATCACTCGGTGTCCAAAGGTGAAAGCACTGCACATTCCAGCATCATACAAAAGGACAATTTCACATTCTAGTATCATGTTCCTTGAAATGCAGGGAATTGACCTTGTTGAGGGTGATGTATGGGGACATAGAAAGGACATCAACGACTATTCCGAAGTCTCACAAAGAATCTATGACCTCATCGATGAATACAAGGAAAAAGGAATGTCTGAGGAAGAAATTGTTGATAAAATGACACGGGAAGAAATGCATATGAGTAAAGATTTACTCCGGTTCATTATCAAAAGTCGAATGTGA